In Leptotrichia sp. OH3620_COT-345, the sequence TGCACTCAGAAGATCATCGGCAAAGGAAATTATAGCAGTAATACCTTATTACGGCTATGCAAGACAGGATAGGAAAGCAAGTCCCAGAGAGCCGATTACATCAAAACTTGTGGCAAATCTTCTCACAGTGGCAGGTGCTACAAGAGTTATTACAATGGATTTGCACGCAAGACAAATACAAGGATTTTTTGATATTCCCGTGGATCATATGGAAGCATTACCTATTTTAGCTAAACACTTTATAAAATATGGATTTAATCCTGAAGATACTGTAGTAGTGTCACCTGATGTGGGAGGAGTGAAAAGAGCAAGAGGGCTTGCAAGATGGTTGCATACTCCTTTAGCAATAATTGATAAAAGAAGACCGAAAGCAAATGAATCTGAAGTAATGAATATAATCGGAGATGTTAAAGGAAAAAAAGCCATATTAATAGATGATATGATAGATACAGCAGGGACAATTTGTAATGCGGCAAAAGCTTTAATTGAAAAAGGGGCTATGGAAGTTTATGCCTGTGCTACTCATGGTATATTTTCAGGACCTGCGGTTCAGAGATTGAAGGAATCCGCATT encodes:
- a CDS encoding ribose-phosphate pyrophosphokinase — its product is METSSEQIKIYAGSSSGELAENIVKHLDMKLSSVQLIKFADGETFIKPNESVRGCKVFVVQSTSKPVNENIMELLIFIDALRRSSAKEIIAVIPYYGYARQDRKASPREPITSKLVANLLTVAGATRVITMDLHARQIQGFFDIPVDHMEALPILAKHFIKYGFNPEDTVVVSPDVGGVKRARGLARWLHTPLAIIDKRRPKANESEVMNIIGDVKGKKAILIDDMIDTAGTICNAAKALIEKGAMEVYACATHGIFSGPAVQRLKESALTKVVITDSIELPEDKKFDKLRILSTSKMFAETIKRIYWNEAISDLFEMPVEEREITV